Proteins encoded within one genomic window of Lactococcus garvieae:
- the rpoC gene encoding DNA-directed RNA polymerase subunit beta', translating into MVDVNKFESMRIGIASPQKIRYWSFGEVKKPETINYRTQKPEREGLFDERIFGPQKDWECACGKLKGVFYKNQVCELCGVQVTTAKSRRERMGHIELAAPTSHIWYFKGIPSRMGLALDMSPRALEEVIYFASYVVIDPKETDLEKKQLLTEREYREQLLKNGFGSFVAKMGAEAIQDLLNDVDIDGEVAELKEELKNVSGQRRVKIIRRLDVLTAFKKSGNELAWMVLNVLPVIPPDLRPMVQLDGGRFATSDLNDLYRRVINRNNRLKRLMELNAPNIIVQNEKRMLQEAVDTLIDNGRRGRPITGAGNRPLKSLSHMLKGKQGRFRQNLLGKRVDYSGRSVIAVGPTLKMYQCGVPREMAIELFKPFVMSELVKREMAANIRAAKRKVERQDAEVWDVLEDVVKEHPVLLNRAPTLHRLGIQAFEPVLIDGRAMRLHPLACEAYNADFDGDQMAIHVPLSEEAQAEARLLMLAAEHILNPKDGKPVVTPSQDMVLGNYYLTMEAKGREGEGMIFSTPGEVEIAMRNGYVHLHTRIGIATQSMNKPWTDFQKGKILITTVGKVMFNSIMPEGNDIYPEGMPYLNEPTDANITTQTDDRFFMEPGEDIHARLAEIDTVLPFKKKHLGNIIAEVFKRYRTTTTSEFLDLLKNLGYHQSTLAGLTVGIADIPVVPEKAEIIGAAHKRVEQITKQFRRGLITDDERYNAVTDVWRGAKDALEKRLIEEQDLTNPIVMMMDSGARGNISNFSQLAGMRGLMAAPNGQIMELPIISNFREGLSVLEMFFSTHGARKGMTDTALKTADSGYLTRRLVDVAQDVIIREVDCGTDRGLLISDIATGKEMVEPLVERLEGRYTRKTVVHPETGEVIIGDDQLITEDIAKEIVAAGIKEVTIRSVFTCKTPHGVCKHCYGKNLATGEAVEVGEAVGTIAAQSIGEPGTQLTMRTFHTGGVASSSDITQGLPRVQEIFEARNPKGEAIITEVTGTVESIVEDAATRTREITVKGKTDTRTYTVSMADVLMVEEGEFIHRGHQLIQGSIEPKHLLQVRDALSVETYLLGEVQKTYRSQGVEIGDKHIEVMVRQMLRKVRVMDTGDVDILPGGLMDISDFEKINEEALLSGKTPATGRPVLMGITKASLETNSFLSAASFQETTRVLTDAAIHGKEDHLLGLKENVIIGKIIPAGTGMFRYRNLEPLSDLSNAPEKTAPETEVEEVK; encoded by the coding sequence TTGGTCGATGTAAATAAATTTGAGAGCATGCGAATTGGTATCGCATCTCCACAAAAAATTCGTTACTGGTCATTTGGTGAAGTCAAAAAACCAGAAACCATCAACTATCGTACGCAAAAACCTGAACGCGAAGGTCTCTTCGATGAGCGTATCTTTGGTCCACAAAAGGACTGGGAATGTGCTTGTGGTAAGCTTAAAGGCGTTTTCTACAAAAACCAAGTCTGTGAACTCTGTGGTGTTCAAGTAACGACAGCTAAATCACGTCGTGAACGTATGGGACACATCGAGTTGGCAGCACCAACTTCACACATCTGGTATTTCAAAGGGATTCCATCACGTATGGGGCTTGCTCTTGATATGAGCCCACGTGCTCTTGAAGAAGTTATTTACTTCGCAAGCTACGTTGTTATTGATCCTAAAGAAACAGATCTTGAAAAGAAACAACTTTTGACTGAACGTGAATATCGTGAACAACTCCTTAAAAATGGATTTGGTTCATTCGTAGCAAAAATGGGTGCTGAAGCGATCCAAGACTTGCTTAATGATGTCGATATTGATGGAGAAGTTGCTGAACTTAAAGAAGAGTTGAAAAATGTTAGCGGACAACGCCGTGTGAAAATCATCCGTCGTTTGGACGTTTTGACAGCTTTCAAAAAATCTGGTAATGAATTAGCTTGGATGGTTCTTAATGTTCTTCCAGTTATTCCACCAGATCTTCGTCCAATGGTTCAATTGGATGGTGGCCGTTTTGCCACATCTGACTTGAATGACCTTTACCGTCGTGTTATCAACCGTAACAACCGTTTGAAACGTTTGATGGAGCTTAATGCTCCAAACATCATCGTACAAAATGAAAAACGTATGTTGCAAGAAGCCGTTGATACATTGATTGATAATGGTCGTCGTGGACGTCCAATCACCGGTGCTGGTAACCGTCCGCTTAAATCTCTCAGCCATATGCTGAAAGGTAAGCAAGGACGTTTCCGTCAAAACTTGCTGGGTAAACGTGTCGACTACTCAGGTCGTTCCGTTATCGCTGTTGGTCCAACACTTAAAATGTACCAATGTGGTGTGCCACGTGAAATGGCTATCGAGCTGTTCAAACCATTCGTAATGTCCGAATTGGTAAAACGTGAAATGGCCGCAAACATCCGTGCCGCTAAACGTAAAGTTGAGCGTCAAGATGCTGAAGTATGGGATGTTCTTGAAGATGTAGTTAAAGAACACCCAGTTCTTCTTAACCGCGCACCTACGCTTCACCGTTTGGGTATTCAAGCATTTGAACCAGTCCTTATCGATGGCCGTGCTATGCGCTTGCACCCATTGGCTTGTGAAGCCTACAATGCCGACTTCGATGGTGACCAAATGGCCATCCACGTACCATTGTCAGAAGAAGCTCAAGCAGAAGCTCGTTTGCTTATGCTTGCAGCTGAACACATCCTTAACCCTAAAGATGGTAAGCCAGTTGTTACGCCATCACAGGATATGGTCTTGGGTAACTACTACTTGACTATGGAAGCTAAGGGACGTGAAGGAGAAGGTATGATCTTCTCTACTCCAGGTGAAGTTGAAATTGCTATGCGTAACGGATACGTTCACTTGCACACACGTATCGGTATTGCGACACAATCAATGAATAAACCTTGGACAGATTTCCAAAAAGGTAAGATCTTGATTACAACTGTTGGTAAAGTTATGTTTAACTCAATCATGCCAGAAGGTAATGACATTTACCCAGAAGGTATGCCTTACTTGAACGAACCAACAGATGCGAACATCACTACTCAAACTGATGACCGTTTCTTTATGGAACCTGGTGAAGATATTCATGCACGTTTAGCTGAAATCGATACAGTATTGCCATTTAAGAAAAAACACTTGGGTAATATCATCGCTGAAGTCTTCAAACGTTACCGTACAACAACCACATCTGAGTTTCTTGACTTGTTGAAGAACTTGGGTTACCACCAATCAACATTGGCTGGTTTGACAGTGGGTATCGCAGATATCCCAGTTGTTCCCGAAAAAGCAGAAATTATCGGTGCAGCCCACAAACGTGTGGAACAAATCACTAAACAATTCCGTCGTGGTTTGATTACTGATGATGAACGTTATAACGCTGTAACAGACGTTTGGCGTGGCGCGAAAGACGCACTTGAAAAACGCTTGATCGAAGAGCAAGACTTGACTAACCCAATCGTTATGATGATGGACTCTGGTGCCCGTGGTAACATTTCCAACTTCTCACAATTGGCTGGTATGCGTGGATTGATGGCCGCTCCTAATGGTCAAATCATGGAATTGCCGATCATCTCTAACTTCCGTGAAGGACTTTCTGTCTTGGAAATGTTCTTCTCAACTCACGGTGCTCGTAAAGGTATGACCGATACAGCCCTTAAGACAGCCGATTCAGGTTATCTTACACGTCGTTTGGTTGACGTGGCACAAGACGTTATCATCCGTGAAGTGGACTGTGGCACAGACCGTGGTCTATTGATTAGTGATATTGCAACTGGTAAAGAAATGGTTGAACCATTGGTTGAACGCCTAGAAGGACGTTACACACGTAAAACTGTGGTACATCCTGAAACTGGTGAAGTAATCATTGGTGATGATCAATTGATTACAGAAGATATTGCTAAAGAAATCGTTGCTGCTGGTATCAAAGAAGTAACAATCCGTTCAGTATTTACATGTAAAACACCACATGGTGTATGTAAACACTGTTATGGTAAAAACTTGGCAACAGGTGAAGCGGTTGAAGTTGGTGAAGCTGTTGGTACTATCGCCGCTCAATCAATCGGTGAACCTGGTACTCAGTTGACAATGCGTACATTCCACACGGGTGGTGTTGCGTCAAGTTCAGATATCACTCAAGGTTTGCCTCGTGTACAAGAAATCTTTGAAGCACGTAATCCTAAAGGGGAAGCAATCATTACCGAAGTTACTGGTACGGTTGAGTCTATTGTGGAAGACGCTGCAACACGTACACGTGAAATCACAGTCAAAGGTAAAACAGATACTCGTACATATACAGTATCAATGGCTGATGTGCTTATGGTTGAAGAAGGTGAATTCATCCACCGTGGTCATCAACTTATCCAAGGTTCTATTGAGCCTAAACACTTGCTTCAAGTCCGTGATGCTTTGTCTGTTGAAACTTACTTGCTCGGTGAAGTTCAAAAAACTTACCGTTCACAAGGGGTTGAAATCGGCGACAAACACATCGAGGTTATGGTTCGCCAAATGCTTCGTAAAGTTCGCGTGATGGATACTGGTGATGTAGATATCTTGCCTGGTGGTCTGATGGATATTTCTGACTTTGAAAAAATCAATGAAGAAGCTCTCCTTTCAGGTAAAACACCTGCCACAGGTCGTCCAGTGCTTATGGGTATTACCAAAGCTTCATTGGAAACAAACTCATTCTTGTCAGCTGCATCATTCCAAGAAACAACACGTGTCTTGACCGATGCTGCGATTCATGGTAAAGAAGATCACTTGCTTGGTCTTAAAGAAAATGTCATCATCGGTAAGATTATTCCTGCCGGTACTGGTATGTTCCGTTACCGTAACCTTGAGCCATTGTCAGACTTGTCAAATGCTCCAGAAAAAACTGCTCCAGAAACAGAAGTTGAAGAAGTAAAATAA
- a CDS encoding adaptor protein MecA, with protein MQYEEINEKTIKISLTFQDLVDHDVKLSDFFTNQSMVENLFYELVEELGLEERFSSGLLTFQIQPFPKGVNIIVTEENIDIDPNNLPDDPEEFEQLMTDFFGRVEDLKQNGGAMTDTSTTENKEVKAEAENKPQPDFVFYSLEFDNMTQLLTAVKNVKIEAEESELYRYEDKFYLIILDNQKSKGKTAVSTMRARMLEYGHETASSRETLQEYGEILITSRALEVLSKI; from the coding sequence ATGCAATATGAAGAAATAAACGAAAAAACGATAAAGATTAGCCTAACTTTTCAAGATTTAGTTGATCATGATGTCAAGCTCTCTGACTTTTTTACAAACCAATCAATGGTTGAAAATCTCTTTTATGAACTCGTAGAAGAGCTGGGACTGGAAGAAAGATTCTCTTCAGGACTTTTAACTTTCCAAATCCAACCTTTTCCGAAGGGCGTAAATATTATTGTTACAGAAGAAAATATTGATATTGATCCCAATAATCTCCCAGATGATCCTGAAGAGTTTGAGCAACTTATGACAGACTTTTTTGGGCGTGTCGAGGATTTGAAACAAAATGGCGGAGCAATGACAGATACAAGTACAACGGAAAATAAAGAAGTAAAAGCAGAAGCAGAGAATAAGCCACAACCGGACTTTGTGTTCTATTCCCTAGAGTTTGACAATATGACACAACTCTTGACAGCTGTAAAAAATGTAAAAATTGAGGCTGAAGAATCAGAGCTTTATCGTTACGAAGATAAATTCTATCTGATTATTTTAGATAACCAAAAGTCTAAAGGAAAAACAGCTGTAAGCACGATGCGAGCACGTATGTTGGAATATGGTCATGAAACGGCAAGCAGCCGCGAAACTTTACAGGAGTATGGGGAAATACTAATAACTTCACGCGCTTTAGAAGTTCTCTCAAAAATTTAA
- a CDS encoding diacylglycerol/lipid kinase family protein: MIYYILANPNAGSRKGERSLKLLLPYLQKEGLSYKLFETEHTGQEGPFIEQILEEKNRQDQLIILGGDGTISLALNALPDDFSFGYIPSGSGNDFARSLGLSFDPIQAFNNIRQNQAREFYVMQYKSHSFSGYALNNVGIGLDAAIVKAANGSRLKTLLNYIKLGKLSYLLTALHVLFSKKPFSISVYNLKNTFQFENAFLMTFTKHPYFGGGIQIAPEASNFNQEIHLVELDKYSMPTIFSLIPSVLKGKHLENEIFHHSISTAVSVTSQSPQPVQIDGESFEIQANDTLTLTSEKRRIIC; the protein is encoded by the coding sequence ATGATTTATTACATTCTTGCCAACCCCAATGCTGGTTCACGTAAAGGTGAGCGTTCATTGAAACTTTTGTTGCCTTATCTTCAAAAAGAAGGGCTAAGCTATAAACTCTTTGAAACTGAGCACACGGGGCAAGAAGGGCCCTTTATTGAGCAAATTCTTGAAGAAAAAAATAGGCAAGATCAACTCATTATTTTAGGAGGAGATGGAACAATCTCCCTCGCTCTTAATGCTTTACCTGATGACTTTTCTTTTGGTTATATCCCCTCTGGTTCTGGCAATGACTTCGCACGTAGTTTGGGCCTTTCATTTGATCCCATCCAAGCCTTTAACAATATTCGTCAAAACCAAGCAAGAGAATTTTACGTCATGCAGTACAAGTCGCATTCTTTTTCAGGCTACGCACTGAACAATGTCGGAATCGGACTTGATGCAGCTATCGTTAAAGCAGCAAATGGAAGTCGACTAAAAACCTTACTAAACTATATTAAGCTCGGAAAATTGTCTTATCTTCTGACTGCTCTTCATGTTTTATTCAGTAAAAAACCTTTTAGCATCTCTGTTTATAACTTGAAAAATACTTTTCAGTTTGAAAACGCCTTTCTTATGACCTTTACTAAACATCCTTACTTTGGCGGTGGGATTCAGATTGCTCCAGAAGCGTCTAACTTTAATCAGGAAATACATTTAGTTGAACTCGACAAATATAGTATGCCGACAATCTTTTCGCTTATACCGAGTGTACTTAAAGGAAAGCATCTGGAAAACGAGATTTTCCATCACAGTATTTCCACAGCTGTTTCCGTTACCTCACAGTCTCCTCAGCCTGTACAAATCGATGGTGAATCCTTTGAAATACAAGCCAATGACACCCTGACTTTGACTTCTGAAAAACGTCGTATTATTTGTTAG
- the sufC gene encoding Fe-S cluster assembly ATPase SufC — MATLEIKNLHVSIEDKEILKGVDLTINTNEVHAIMGPNGTGKSTLSAAIMGNPSYTVTEGEILFDGENVLELEVDERARLGLFLAMQYPSEIPGITNAEFMRAAINAKRAEDDKISVMDFIKKLDKNMELLNMKEEMAERYLNEGFSGGEKKRNEILQLLMLEPTFAILDEIDSGLDIDALKVVSKGVNAMRGDSFGALIITHYQRLLDYITPDVVHIMMEGRVVMTGGAELAKRLEKEGYAKISEELGIAYKEEA; from the coding sequence ATGGCAACTTTAGAAATTAAAAATCTTCATGTTAGCATTGAAGACAAAGAAATCCTCAAAGGTGTAGACCTCACTATTAATACAAATGAAGTTCATGCAATTATGGGCCCAAATGGTACAGGTAAATCAACCCTTTCAGCAGCAATTATGGGTAACCCAAGCTACACTGTCACAGAAGGCGAAATTCTTTTTGATGGAGAGAATGTACTTGAGTTGGAAGTTGATGAACGAGCACGTCTGGGACTTTTCCTTGCGATGCAATACCCCTCAGAAATTCCAGGAATTACAAATGCTGAGTTTATGCGTGCAGCAATCAACGCGAAACGCGCAGAAGATGACAAAATTTCTGTTATGGACTTCATCAAAAAATTAGATAAAAATATGGAATTGCTCAATATGAAAGAAGAGATGGCGGAGCGTTACCTCAATGAAGGCTTTTCTGGTGGAGAGAAAAAACGTAATGAAATTCTGCAACTTTTGATGTTAGAACCAACCTTCGCTATTTTAGATGAAATTGATTCTGGTCTTGACATTGATGCGCTTAAAGTTGTATCAAAAGGTGTAAATGCTATGCGTGGAGATAGTTTTGGTGCTCTTATCATCACTCACTATCAACGCTTACTTGATTACATCACGCCAGATGTGGTTCATATCATGATGGAAGGCCGTGTTGTAATGACTGGCGGAGCTGAACTTGCCAAACGCCTTGAAAAAGAAGGATATGCCAAAATCTCAGAAGAGTTAGGTATTGCCTACAAGGAAGAAGCATAA
- a CDS encoding cysteine desulfurase, protein MLDLKKDFKILNQKVNDEPLVYLDNAATTQKPQQVLEVLSAYYEHDNANVHRGVHTLAERATADYEAARAKVRRFINASSVKEVLFTRGTTTSLNWVAKFAEDVLEAGDEIIISVAEHHSNFVPWQQVAEKTGALLKIVYLKDGALDLEDLKEKLTEKTKFVSLTHASNVLGSIAPIKEIADVVHQYGAYLIVDGAQSVPHMKIDVQDLGVDFFAFSGHKMCGPTGIGVLYGKEELLNQMNPIEFGGEMIDFVYESHSTWTELPWKFEAGTPNIAGAIALGAAIDYLEEIGMDNIHRYEQELVAYVMPKLKAIEGLEVYGPEDIAERSGVIAFNIKGLHPHDLATALDMEGVAVRAGHHCAQPLLNYLGQSSTARASFYIYNTKADCDKLVDALLKTKEFFGV, encoded by the coding sequence ATGCTTGACTTAAAAAAAGACTTTAAAATCCTTAATCAAAAGGTTAATGATGAACCTTTAGTATATTTAGACAATGCAGCGACAACCCAGAAGCCGCAGCAAGTTCTTGAAGTATTGTCAGCTTATTATGAGCACGACAATGCGAACGTTCATCGTGGCGTCCATACACTAGCAGAACGCGCAACAGCTGATTATGAAGCTGCTCGTGCGAAAGTACGCCGATTCATTAATGCCTCATCTGTTAAAGAAGTGCTCTTTACCCGTGGGACAACTACCAGTTTGAACTGGGTGGCTAAGTTTGCGGAAGATGTCTTAGAGGCTGGCGATGAGATTATTATTTCTGTGGCTGAGCATCATTCTAATTTTGTCCCTTGGCAGCAAGTCGCGGAGAAAACGGGAGCACTGCTGAAGATTGTTTATCTGAAAGATGGAGCTTTAGATCTTGAAGATTTAAAAGAAAAGCTGACAGAGAAGACAAAGTTTGTAAGCTTAACACATGCTTCAAACGTTTTAGGCTCAATTGCACCGATTAAAGAAATAGCTGATGTAGTACATCAGTATGGCGCTTATCTCATCGTCGATGGTGCGCAATCTGTACCTCATATGAAGATTGATGTTCAGGACTTGGGTGTTGATTTCTTTGCTTTTTCTGGTCACAAAATGTGTGGGCCAACAGGAATAGGTGTGCTCTATGGCAAGGAAGAACTGCTTAATCAGATGAACCCCATCGAGTTTGGTGGAGAGATGATTGACTTTGTTTATGAGAGTCATTCCACATGGACAGAGCTGCCTTGGAAATTCGAAGCAGGGACACCAAACATTGCAGGAGCTATTGCTTTAGGAGCGGCTATTGACTATCTTGAAGAGATTGGCATGGATAATATCCATCGTTATGAGCAAGAGTTGGTTGCTTATGTTATGCCTAAGCTAAAAGCTATTGAGGGTTTGGAGGTTTACGGGCCAGAAGACATAGCAGAACGTAGTGGTGTAATTGCTTTTAATATTAAAGGTTTACATCCTCATGATTTGGCTACGGCATTAGATATGGAGGGCGTGGCAGTTCGCGCAGGCCATCATTGTGCGCAACCTTTGCTCAACTATCTTGGTCAATCATCAACAGCCCGCGCAAGCTTTTATATTTATAATACGAAAGCAGACTGTGATAAACTTGTTGATGCTCTTTTGAAGACCAAAGAATTTTTCGGAGTATGA
- the sufD gene encoding Fe-S cluster assembly protein SufD — translation MNEKIKNFSLMHAEPAWLTELRQTAFEAMSDLAMPNIERVKFNRWNLDNIEIGDSEPSGNVPSFTELPNHPLLVQVGSQNVMEQMRPDLAEKGVVFTDFATALEEIPEVVQAYFGKAVSYEEDRLAASNVASFNSGAVLYIPDNVEIDVPVESTFYQDSESDLPFNKHILIIAGRNSKLNYLERLESIGNGNTKVTGNISVEVIALEGAQVKFAAIDLLGEHVTAYISRRGNLANNATIDWSIGTMNDGNVICDFDSDLRGDGSHSQIKVVGLSMGKQIQGIDTRVTNFGRNSVGHILQHGVILDRGTLTFNGIGQIVRGAKGADAQQESRVLMLSDRARSDANPILLIEENDVTAGHAASIGQVDPEDMYYLMSRGLDETTAKRLVIRGFLGAVVTEIPIKAVRDEFISIIERKLAI, via the coding sequence ATGAATGAAAAAATAAAAAATTTCTCGCTCATGCATGCTGAACCAGCTTGGCTAACAGAATTACGCCAAACTGCTTTTGAAGCTATGTCTGATTTGGCTATGCCAAATATTGAGCGTGTAAAATTCAACCGTTGGAATCTTGATAATATTGAAATAGGAGATTCAGAGCCGAGTGGAAATGTTCCAAGCTTTACAGAATTACCGAATCATCCCCTTCTCGTTCAAGTGGGCAGTCAAAATGTGATGGAGCAAATGCGTCCCGACTTGGCTGAAAAAGGTGTTGTTTTTACAGATTTTGCAACTGCTTTGGAAGAAATCCCCGAAGTAGTTCAAGCTTATTTTGGCAAAGCTGTAAGTTATGAAGAAGACCGACTGGCAGCAAGTAATGTAGCAAGTTTTAATTCTGGTGCCGTTTTATATATTCCAGATAATGTTGAAATAGATGTACCTGTAGAGTCAACCTTTTATCAAGATTCAGAGTCTGACTTGCCTTTCAATAAGCACATCCTCATCATTGCGGGTCGTAACAGTAAACTCAATTATTTGGAGCGTTTGGAAAGTATTGGTAACGGAAATACTAAAGTTACAGGTAATATTTCTGTTGAGGTGATTGCTCTTGAAGGGGCGCAAGTAAAATTTGCTGCCATTGACCTTTTAGGCGAGCATGTTACAGCTTATATCAGCCGTCGTGGAAATTTAGCAAATAATGCAACTATCGACTGGTCTATCGGAACAATGAATGATGGGAATGTCATCTGCGACTTTGATAGCGACCTGAGAGGTGACGGAAGTCACTCGCAAATTAAGGTTGTAGGCCTTTCGATGGGCAAACAAATTCAAGGGATTGATACACGTGTTACTAACTTTGGCCGTAACTCTGTTGGACATATCTTACAACACGGAGTTATTCTTGACCGTGGAACGTTGACTTTCAATGGGATAGGCCAAATCGTGCGTGGAGCAAAAGGTGCAGACGCCCAGCAAGAGAGTCGTGTATTGATGCTTTCAGACCGTGCACGTAGTGATGCGAATCCCATCTTACTTATTGAAGAAAATGATGTTACTGCAGGACATGCGGCTTCTATCGGACAAGTTGATCCTGAAGATATGTATTATCTGATGAGCCGTGGACTTGATGAAACAACAGCCAAACGTCTCGTTATTCGAGGCTTCCTTGGTGCAGTGGTTACTGAGATCCCCATCAAAGCTGTTCGTGACGAATTTATCTCAATTATTGAGAGAAAGTTGGCAATCTAA
- a CDS encoding MraY family glycosyltransferase → MLNTIKEIPIAEIPFTVKFFIVLFITFGMSLIFTPLMTFVSRRIGAVDKPNKRRINTKVMPSAGGLAIFLSFAIATLFILPMIVYPQLPFLSPGQMSKEIRPQLITYMSYILPFIVAGGIVVLTGLIDDIKELSPRMKMLGLLVAASITWFFTHARFDNLKIPFGGPFLEFPAWLSFIFTVFWIVSITNAVNLIDGLDGLASGVSVISLSTMGVVSYFFLPSPNVFLPITIFTLVAAIMGFFPYNYHPAIIYLGDTGALFLGFMISVASLQGLKNATAVAVLTPILILGVPLTDTIVAMVRRKLNKQSISSADKMHLHHRLMSIGFTHRGAVLVIYGIAGIFAFISLILQVSSRVGGIFLIIALILGLGLFIDMVGILGKNRQPFLNVLRFIGSSEYREQVINKKQPKKYKHDKTERK, encoded by the coding sequence ATGTTAAATACTATAAAAGAAATACCGATTGCGGAAATCCCTTTTACTGTTAAGTTCTTTATTGTTCTCTTTATAACTTTTGGGATGTCTTTGATATTTACTCCCTTGATGACATTTGTTTCTCGTCGTATTGGAGCAGTAGACAAGCCAAATAAACGGCGGATAAATACGAAAGTAATGCCTTCAGCAGGTGGTTTGGCAATTTTCTTATCCTTTGCCATTGCCACTCTGTTTATTTTACCGATGATTGTCTATCCACAACTTCCTTTCCTGAGTCCAGGCCAAATGTCTAAGGAAATTCGGCCACAGCTGATTACTTATATGAGCTATATTTTACCTTTTATAGTAGCTGGAGGAATCGTGGTTTTGACTGGTCTTATTGATGACATTAAGGAACTTTCTCCAAGGATGAAGATGTTAGGCCTGCTGGTGGCAGCATCGATTACTTGGTTCTTTACACATGCTCGCTTTGACAATCTCAAAATTCCTTTTGGTGGTCCTTTTCTAGAATTTCCAGCTTGGCTATCCTTTATTTTTACTGTATTTTGGATTGTATCGATTACCAATGCCGTAAACTTGATTGATGGACTCGATGGATTAGCGAGTGGCGTTTCCGTTATTTCCTTATCAACAATGGGCGTTGTCTCTTACTTTTTCTTACCCAGTCCAAATGTATTTTTACCCATTACTATTTTTACTTTAGTGGCTGCAATCATGGGCTTTTTCCCTTATAATTATCATCCAGCAATCATCTATCTCGGAGATACAGGGGCTTTATTTTTAGGATTTATGATTTCAGTTGCTTCCTTGCAGGGTTTAAAAAATGCAACTGCTGTGGCAGTGTTGACACCTATTTTAATTTTAGGTGTGCCTTTGACCGATACTATCGTAGCTATGGTTCGGAGAAAATTAAACAAACAAAGTATTTCCAGTGCGGATAAGATGCATTTACATCACCGCTTAATGTCGATTGGTTTTACCCACCGTGGTGCGGTGTTGGTTATTTATGGAATAGCCGGGATTTTTGCCTTCATTTCGCTAATTTTACAAGTTTCAAGTCGCGTGGGGGGTATCTTTTTAATCATTGCCTTAATCCTTGGACTTGGACTTTTCATCGACATGGTAGGTATACTCGGAAAAAATCGTCAACCTTTCCTGAATGTATTGCGTTTTATTGGCAGTTCCGAATATCGCGAACAAGTTATTAATAAGAAACAACCCAAAAAATATAAACATGATAAAACAGAACGAAAATAG
- the sufU gene encoding Fe-S cluster assembly sulfur transfer protein SufU codes for MALSKLDNLYRAVILDHSSAPRHAGELKQACVIDMNNPTCGDVIRLTVDFTEDKISDIAFSGHGCTISTASASMMTEAVIGKTKEEALELAAIFSQMVTGHTDSAQERLGDGQFLAGVSKFPQRVKCSTLAWNALKKAIEADGTATVSESH; via the coding sequence ATGGCACTTTCAAAATTAGATAATTTATACCGTGCAGTAATTCTTGATCATTCTTCTGCACCACGACATGCGGGAGAGCTGAAACAGGCTTGTGTAATTGATATGAATAATCCAACCTGTGGTGACGTCATTCGATTAACCGTTGATTTTACAGAGGATAAGATTTCAGATATTGCATTTAGCGGGCACGGTTGTACCATTTCGACAGCTTCAGCTTCAATGATGACCGAAGCTGTGATTGGTAAAACAAAAGAAGAAGCCTTAGAACTTGCTGCTATTTTTTCACAAATGGTGACAGGTCACACAGATTCAGCACAAGAGCGATTAGGAGATGGGCAGTTTCTTGCAGGCGTTTCGAAATTTCCGCAACGCGTGAAATGTTCAACTTTAGCTTGGAATGCCTTGAAAAAAGCAATTGAGGCTGATGGTACTGCTACAGTATCGGAATCTCATTAG